The Flavobacterium johnsoniae UW101 genomic interval TATGCGAATCGATTTTTCCTTTACTAATTTTGTCTGCTTTGGTAAAAATAATGCAGAACGGAATTTCACTTTCACCCATATACGACATAAATTCAATGTCTATTTTTTGGGCTTCATGGCGAATATCAATCAAAACAAAAGCGCAGACTAACTGTTCTCTGTTTTCAAAATAATCAGTAATAAACTGCTGGAAAATTGATTTCGTTTTTTTTGAAACTTTAGCATATCCATAACCGGGCAAATCGACCAAAAACCAATTATTATTGATTTTGAAATGGTTTATAAGCTGGGTTTTTCCAGGTTTTCCAGATGTTTTTGCTAAGTTTTTATGGTTGGTAATCATGTTTATCAACGATGATTTACCAACATTTGATCGGCCTATAAATGCGTATTCCGGCAAAAAATCTTTCGGGCATTTTGCTGCATCAGAATTACTGACAATAAATTCGGCGGTATTAATTTTCATGTTTTTTGGTTTTAAAACCTCCTTTAAATCGAAATTTAGATGCTATAAATTCTTTTCGGTAAGCCATTTCTCAAGAATTTCATTAAATTCCTGAGGATGCTCCATCATAGCAGCGTGTCCACATTTGTCAATCCAGTACAAACTTGAATTAGGCAATAATTTGTCAAATTCTTCAGCAACATTTGGAGGTGTTACTGAGTCATTTTTACCCCAAATGATGCAGGTGTCAACTGTCATTTTTGGTAAATCTTTGGCCATATTATGACGAATTGCGCTCTTGGCAATTGTTAAAGTTTTAATCAGTTTTATGCGGTCATTGGCGGTCGCATATACTTCATCAATAAGCTCCGGAGTTGCAATTTTTGGATCATAAAATACATCTTCAGCTTTCTTTTTAATGTATTCATAATCGCCTCTTCTAGGGTAACTGTCTCCCATTGCGCTTTCATAAAGTCCTGAACTTCCTGTAATTACAAGTCCGGCAACTTTTTCAGGATAAAGCTTTGTATGATACAAGGCAATATGCCCTCCTAGAGAATTTCCAAGAAGAATTACTTTGTCGAAACCTTTAAAAGTGATGAAATCTTTAACGTATTTAGCAAAACTTTTTACGTTCGTTTTTAAAATGCTTTGTGTGTATATTGGCAAATCCGGAATAACAACTTTATATCCTTTCGTTGGGAAATATTGTGCTACACCATCAAAGTTACTTAGACCTCCCATTAACCCATGCAAAATAACGATAGGGGTTCCTTCTCCTGCTTCAAAATAGCTGTATTTGCCTTCTTTTTTATAGTGTTTGTCCATCTAATCTAATGCCAATTTCAATTTCGACAAATATAGGGTTAAATAAATAAAAATGGATTTTTGCTGCCATTTTTTAACTACATAATTTTAGTAGAACTTATAACTGTTTAAAAATCAGCTTTTAAAACAGTTTTGCGAATATTATGTAAATGTTAAATTCATTGCATTATAATTAATTTTTTAAGAGAAATGCTACTTAATTTTTTTAATTGTTAAAAGAA includes:
- the yihA gene encoding ribosome biogenesis GTP-binding protein YihA/YsxC, which codes for MKINTAEFIVSNSDAAKCPKDFLPEYAFIGRSNVGKSSLINMITNHKNLAKTSGKPGKTQLINHFKINNNWFLVDLPGYGYAKVSKKTKSIFQQFITDYFENREQLVCAFVLIDIRHEAQKIDIEFMSYMGESEIPFCIIFTKADKISKGKIDSHIAAYRKQMYANNWAEMPQYFVTSSTESIGKDELLTYIDEVNQEVFKNNSGFLNSI
- a CDS encoding alpha/beta fold hydrolase gives rise to the protein MDKHYKKEGKYSYFEAGEGTPIVILHGLMGGLSNFDGVAQYFPTKGYKVVIPDLPIYTQSILKTNVKSFAKYVKDFITFKGFDKVILLGNSLGGHIALYHTKLYPEKVAGLVITGSSGLYESAMGDSYPRRGDYEYIKKKAEDVFYDPKIATPELIDEVYATANDRIKLIKTLTIAKSAIRHNMAKDLPKMTVDTCIIWGKNDSVTPPNVAEEFDKLLPNSSLYWIDKCGHAAMMEHPQEFNEILEKWLTEKNL